From Paraburkholderia sabiae, a single genomic window includes:
- a CDS encoding O-antigen ligase family protein, giving the protein MAYISVLALFLTVTNLIPVSAVGFLPIVLCAWRFFGRSYPSFIGPLTALTLYIIVSTLLYDPHSLVEFEFYRRDGNYFISYAPIFAGCLYAHRWDMNKLLRAFFVFAVLINIPPYLLYFAQNGLLAIFKHPDDSFGSFFIARNAAGGFLAMLFCLGVACYLQQRSRIMVALIALNGLMLFSTYSRGSLLGALAVLPYLYFGRKRLILASLMSVLVVASLAMASYHTLPNVNYMGYTFSIQNADAKLANLNIRYEWLWPRALAYFVQSPIVGMGFGSFDDTIRNVTSYFGVLAVPSDIVVEHSDSHAHNSYLNFLAETGVVGLTLLLAFYWKLIKWSQNGAARSALVEHGQNFAAYRFVEISSVCLLVMAATEHRLVSPSNVLILSLVISLLLASRPLRVMKPVSDPRRALHPQPPPYRERGQAAYPAATGRSVPGS; this is encoded by the coding sequence ATGGCTTATATATCGGTATTGGCGCTATTCCTGACGGTTACCAACCTGATACCTGTTAGCGCAGTGGGATTTTTGCCGATCGTCCTCTGCGCGTGGCGCTTTTTCGGAAGAAGCTACCCTTCTTTTATCGGCCCGTTGACAGCGCTCACACTCTACATAATCGTCTCGACGCTGCTTTACGATCCGCATTCTCTCGTCGAGTTCGAGTTCTACCGGCGCGATGGTAACTATTTCATTTCCTATGCGCCGATCTTCGCAGGCTGCCTGTATGCCCATCGTTGGGACATGAACAAGCTGCTGCGCGCGTTCTTCGTGTTCGCGGTGCTGATCAATATTCCGCCGTATCTGCTGTATTTCGCGCAGAACGGCCTGCTCGCCATTTTCAAGCATCCCGACGACAGCTTCGGCAGTTTCTTCATCGCACGTAATGCGGCAGGCGGCTTTCTCGCGATGCTGTTCTGTCTTGGCGTCGCATGCTATCTCCAGCAGCGCAGCAGGATCATGGTCGCGCTGATCGCGCTCAACGGGCTCATGCTCTTTTCGACGTATAGCCGTGGCTCGCTGCTGGGCGCACTGGCCGTGCTTCCCTATCTGTATTTCGGCCGCAAGCGCCTGATTCTCGCGTCGCTGATGAGCGTTCTCGTGGTGGCGTCGCTTGCCATGGCGAGCTATCACACGCTGCCCAACGTCAACTATATGGGCTACACGTTCTCGATCCAGAACGCGGACGCGAAGCTCGCGAACCTCAACATTCGTTACGAATGGCTGTGGCCGAGAGCGCTGGCGTACTTCGTCCAGAGCCCAATAGTCGGGATGGGATTCGGTTCGTTCGACGATACGATCCGCAATGTCACGTCGTATTTCGGCGTGCTCGCCGTGCCGTCCGATATCGTTGTCGAACATAGCGACTCGCACGCTCACAATTCCTATCTGAACTTCCTGGCCGAGACGGGCGTGGTCGGCCTGACGCTGCTGCTGGCTTTCTACTGGAAGCTCATCAAGTGGAGTCAGAACGGCGCTGCGCGCAGCGCGCTCGTCGAACACGGACAGAACTTCGCGGCTTACCGCTTCGTCGAGATCTCTTCCGTGTGTCTGCTCGTGATGGCGGCGACGGAACACCGGCTGGTGTCGCCGTCGAACGTGCTGATTCTGTCTCTCGTGATCTCGCTGCTGCTGGCGTCGCGCCCCTTGCGCGTGATGAAGCCCGTAAGCGACCCGCGGCGCGCGCTGCATCCGCAGCCGCCGCCTTATCGCGAGCGCGGGCAAGCTGCTTATCCTGCTGCGACGGGACGCAGCGTGCCCGGCTCGTAA
- a CDS encoding glycosyltransferase family 2 protein, translated as MKEIAIVICNYNYERFLAEAIDSALSQDYPGTRVIVIDDGSTDGSRAIIEQYGSRVKAVFKENGGQVSAYNLGVEIAGTEYVIFLDSDDVLYPGVVSEVMRKFNEADLAKVQFRLDVIDEAGQQTGAHVPHTEPPADCGSLLRAGWLYPSPPASGNAYSVRALKAVFPVPEGGINRYGADFYAIYGAALVGPVATLTHSLGAYRVHHTASPSVSFANSEQINKAPKAFKERWVALREIARDRLGLDLPPSFHDFAHEKAYFGSSLYHASLGKRWRWMLHDSRDYLHSIVANPFWGTKKKVGTLFLSSLCLLPYSPLSDFVVRYITNPLARRSTAGH; from the coding sequence ATGAAAGAGATTGCCATCGTCATTTGCAACTACAACTACGAACGCTTCCTTGCCGAGGCGATCGATTCCGCACTGTCGCAGGACTATCCCGGCACGCGCGTGATCGTCATCGACGACGGATCGACGGATGGCTCGCGAGCGATCATCGAGCAATACGGCTCGCGCGTGAAGGCTGTATTCAAGGAAAACGGCGGACAGGTGTCCGCTTACAACCTTGGCGTCGAAATCGCCGGTACGGAGTATGTGATTTTTCTCGACTCGGATGACGTGCTGTATCCCGGCGTCGTGTCGGAGGTGATGCGCAAGTTCAACGAGGCCGATCTCGCGAAGGTGCAGTTCCGTCTCGACGTGATCGACGAAGCGGGCCAGCAGACGGGTGCGCACGTGCCGCACACCGAGCCGCCCGCGGACTGCGGCAGTCTGCTGCGGGCTGGCTGGCTGTATCCGTCGCCGCCGGCGTCGGGCAATGCCTATAGCGTGCGTGCGCTGAAGGCGGTGTTTCCCGTACCCGAAGGCGGCATCAACCGCTATGGGGCCGATTTCTACGCGATTTATGGCGCGGCGCTGGTTGGCCCCGTTGCCACGCTGACGCATTCTCTCGGCGCGTATCGCGTTCATCACACGGCGTCGCCGAGCGTGTCGTTTGCGAACTCGGAGCAGATCAACAAGGCGCCGAAAGCGTTCAAGGAACGATGGGTCGCGCTTCGCGAGATCGCCAGAGACCGTCTGGGTCTGGATCTGCCGCCTTCATTTCACGACTTCGCGCATGAGAAGGCGTACTTCGGTTCGAGCCTTTATCACGCGTCGCTGGGTAAGCGCTGGCGCTGGATGCTGCACGATTCGCGCGACTATCTGCATTCGATCGTCGCGAACCCGTTCTGGGGCACGAAGAAGAAAGTGGGCACGCTGTTTCTTTCGAGTCTGTGTCTGCTGCCTTATTCGCCGCTTTCCGATTTCGTGGTGCGGTACATCACCAACCCGCTAGCGCGTCGTAGCACGGCCGGGCACTAG
- a CDS encoding glycosyltransferase family 4 protein has protein sequence MAFAINGKFTSQPVTGVQRVAYELTRAMQMRESPGSDLEIFVPQDAREPGASLKRQRRFPWLRGTLWEQITLPIAARGRTLVNLCNTNPILKRRQVVMVHDMAVYDVPNGFSKKFLLWYRLCFSILPRMEPLVLTVSTFSKRRISHHLKIDESRIAVIQPGADHLDRVVPEPGVLDRLQLKDDTYCVIVGSLDPRKNLQRVLEAVSGLSHLRDVRFVIVGGKNQRIFANDGLEAMSRSKQIIWAGFVSDGELKALYQHAGCLVFPSLYEGFGLPPLEAMYCGCPVIASSRTSIPEACGDAAMYCDAMSVADMTEKIALMMTHSAIRQQYRAKGMAHAREFRWDRSAKRLLDVLYGKESEPVSEMSARVSAG, from the coding sequence ATGGCATTCGCGATCAACGGCAAGTTCACTTCGCAGCCTGTTACAGGCGTTCAGCGAGTCGCTTATGAACTCACACGTGCAATGCAAATGCGCGAATCCCCAGGCAGCGATCTGGAAATCTTCGTGCCGCAGGATGCGCGAGAACCCGGCGCGTCGCTCAAGCGGCAGCGGCGCTTTCCGTGGCTGCGCGGCACGCTGTGGGAGCAGATCACGCTGCCGATCGCGGCCCGTGGACGCACGCTCGTCAATCTGTGCAACACAAATCCTATTCTCAAGCGCCGGCAGGTGGTGATGGTTCACGACATGGCCGTGTACGACGTACCGAATGGATTCTCGAAGAAGTTTCTGCTGTGGTACCGGCTGTGCTTCTCGATCCTGCCGCGCATGGAGCCACTCGTGTTGACGGTGTCCACGTTTTCGAAGCGCCGCATCAGTCATCACCTGAAGATCGACGAGTCGCGCATCGCCGTGATCCAGCCGGGAGCGGATCACCTCGATCGCGTCGTGCCTGAACCAGGCGTGCTCGATCGTCTGCAATTGAAGGACGACACGTATTGCGTGATCGTCGGAAGTCTCGATCCGCGCAAGAACCTTCAGCGCGTTCTCGAAGCGGTCTCTGGCCTGAGTCATTTGCGCGACGTGCGGTTCGTGATCGTCGGTGGCAAGAATCAGCGGATCTTCGCCAATGATGGACTGGAGGCGATGTCGCGCTCGAAGCAGATCATCTGGGCCGGCTTCGTCTCCGATGGCGAATTGAAGGCGCTTTATCAGCATGCGGGATGCCTGGTGTTTCCTTCGCTGTATGAAGGCTTCGGATTGCCGCCGCTCGAGGCGATGTATTGCGGATGTCCCGTGATCGCGTCGTCGCGCACGTCGATCCCTGAAGCATGCGGCGATGCCGCGATGTACTGCGATGCGATGTCGGTTGCGGACATGACGGAGAAGATCGCGCTGATGATGACGCACAGCGCAATCCGGCAACAGTACCGGGCAAAAGGTATGGCGCATGCGCGCGAGTTTCGCTGGGACCGTTCGGCGAAGCGGCTGCTCGATGTGCTGTATGGCAAGGAGAGCGAGCCTGTTTCGGAGATGTCGGCACGTGTGTCGGCGGGCTGA
- a CDS encoding phosphatase PAP2 family protein has product MWKIDPWTVYSNVGDAAVTLPVAVVCAIWLARTDLRLALRWALTLSCAMLPVGVSKILYYAWDISLPLADFRVISGHTMLSTAVWAVALALQLKWWRLPAFPGIAAGLLLGALTGASRVHGHSHSVAEVLVGWVIGTIAATVFLHTALRVDYKPFRAVWSTLCLLAVSTLAYGHTAPFQDLIEEHSAALKENTPGVVCALSRARSKDHS; this is encoded by the coding sequence ATGTGGAAAATCGATCCGTGGACCGTCTATTCCAACGTTGGCGATGCCGCCGTCACGCTGCCCGTGGCGGTCGTATGCGCTATCTGGCTTGCCAGGACCGATCTGCGCCTTGCCTTGCGCTGGGCGCTGACGTTGAGCTGCGCAATGCTGCCCGTCGGCGTCAGCAAGATCCTGTATTACGCATGGGACATTTCATTGCCGCTGGCTGACTTTCGCGTGATCAGCGGGCACACGATGCTATCGACGGCCGTGTGGGCCGTCGCACTCGCACTGCAATTGAAATGGTGGCGCCTGCCTGCGTTTCCGGGCATTGCAGCAGGTCTGCTGTTAGGCGCGTTGACGGGTGCTTCGCGCGTACACGGGCATTCGCACTCGGTCGCGGAAGTTCTCGTGGGTTGGGTGATCGGTACGATCGCGGCGACGGTGTTTCTGCACACCGCGCTTCGCGTCGACTACAAGCCGTTTCGGGCCGTGTGGTCGACGCTTTGCCTGCTGGCGGTGTCGACACTGGCTTATGGCCACACCGCGCCGTTTCAGGATCTCATCGAGGAACACTCCGCGGCGCTTAAAGAGAACACGCCCGGAGTAGTCTGCGCGCTGTCACGCGCGCGTTCGAAGGACCACAGCTAA
- a CDS encoding mannose-1-phosphate guanylyltransferase/mannose-6-phosphate isomerase, translated as MAAETAIDSRRLVQVILAGGSGTRLWPVSREQYPKQLIDVVGDQSLLQATMQRMDGFTKTWDVAAEPVIVCGVEHFYVTSEQARDCGVKPRVVVEPARRDTAPALTLAALAASSDGDDPILVVMPADHAIADLPALHQAIEVAALHAQAGEIATLGVPPTRADTGFGYIRLGAQLADGSHHIDRFVEKPAAELAAQYVASGGYWWNSGMFVMRASVWLAALKVFQPDMYTACMQAYENAKRDDNYVAPGADAFAQSPSDSIDYAVMEQLGKPDSPFTGVVVPLEAGWSDLGSWDAVWEAMEKDEFGNVANGRVLMEGATTTYARSQGGRLVACVGTSDLVVVETDDAVLVADRSHVQDVKGLVSRIRQTKSPEAENHRKVRRPWGFYDSIDHGDRFQVKRIVVSPGGRLSLQMHHHRAEHWVVVCGTALVTRGDEQFLLTENQSTYIPIGVQHRLENPGHVPLQIIEVQSGAYLGEDDIVRFDDKYGRCN; from the coding sequence ATCGCGGCAGAAACGGCAATCGATTCACGGCGGCTCGTGCAGGTCATTCTCGCTGGCGGGTCCGGTACGCGACTCTGGCCGGTATCGCGTGAGCAGTATCCGAAACAGCTGATCGATGTCGTCGGCGATCAATCGCTGCTGCAAGCCACGATGCAGCGTATGGATGGCTTCACGAAAACGTGGGACGTAGCCGCTGAGCCGGTGATCGTATGCGGCGTCGAGCATTTCTATGTGACGTCCGAGCAGGCGCGCGATTGTGGCGTGAAGCCGCGTGTCGTCGTCGAGCCTGCACGGCGCGATACCGCACCTGCGTTGACGCTCGCAGCGTTGGCTGCATCGAGCGACGGCGATGACCCCATTCTCGTCGTGATGCCTGCCGATCACGCCATCGCAGACTTGCCCGCGTTGCACCAGGCGATCGAAGTCGCCGCACTTCATGCACAGGCTGGAGAGATCGCCACGCTCGGTGTTCCGCCGACGCGCGCCGACACCGGCTTCGGTTATATCCGCCTCGGCGCGCAACTGGCCGATGGCTCGCATCACATCGATCGCTTCGTCGAAAAGCCCGCAGCCGAACTGGCAGCGCAATACGTTGCGTCGGGCGGCTACTGGTGGAATAGCGGCATGTTCGTCATGCGCGCGTCAGTATGGCTCGCGGCATTGAAAGTTTTTCAGCCCGACATGTACACCGCGTGCATGCAGGCCTACGAGAACGCCAAGCGCGATGACAACTACGTTGCGCCGGGTGCCGATGCCTTCGCGCAATCGCCTTCCGATTCGATCGACTATGCGGTGATGGAGCAGCTCGGCAAGCCCGACTCGCCATTCACGGGCGTCGTCGTGCCGCTCGAAGCGGGCTGGTCCGATCTCGGCTCGTGGGACGCCGTGTGGGAGGCAATGGAGAAAGACGAATTCGGCAACGTGGCGAACGGCCGCGTGCTGATGGAAGGCGCGACCACGACGTACGCGCGTTCGCAGGGCGGCAGGCTCGTCGCATGCGTGGGTACGAGTGATCTCGTCGTCGTCGAAACGGACGATGCCGTGCTTGTTGCGGACCGATCGCATGTGCAGGACGTGAAGGGACTCGTATCGCGCATCCGTCAGACGAAATCGCCGGAAGCCGAGAATCATCGGAAAGTACGTCGCCCATGGGGCTTTTACGATTCCATCGATCACGGCGACCGCTTTCAGGTCAAGCGGATTGTCGTGAGCCCAGGTGGACGGCTGTCGCTGCAGATGCATCACCATCGCGCTGAGCATTGGGTCGTCGTGTGCGGTACTGCACTCGTGACGCGTGGCGATGAACAGTTCTTGCTCACTGAGAATCAGTCGACCTACATCCCGATCGGCGTGCAGCACCGTCTCGAGAACCCCGGCCATGTTCCGCTGCAAATCATCGAGGTTCAATCGGGCGCGTATCTGGGTGAAGACGACATCGTCCGCTTCGATGACAAGTACGGTCGCTGTAACTGA
- a CDS encoding undecaprenyl-phosphate glucose phosphotransferase → MRALTGLLARLFDVALIVAGALVASQIRFDDASQRGFYLAFVAFAAAFSLAIFPALGVYQSWRGRSKRLLTGQVALGWLIVQGCAMALMFSLHRIDFVSRLWFVYWTALSGSGLIVSRLVIHSLIGRMRHAGIDLQPVAIAACGDHCNDIIHKMEGAAESGFRPWAVYNLAPDSETTTRVPSFTEHKAFAKYVREQNIGEVWLALPLTEERAILKLVDEFRNDLINIRFMPDVRALALFEGSVTNLLDQPTINLAASPLPPNAMVKKDLFDRLFALAALIAISPILLGCAIAVKLSSKGPVFFKQQRKGADGRVFTIYKFRTMRMHVKKAGVLEQAKRNDPRITRVGGFLRRTSLDELPQFFNVLCGDMSVVGPRPHALEHDDLYQHVVSGYIHRYRIKPGITGWAQINGYRGETDRLEKMEGRVEHDLYYLRNWSFALDVRIILATIFKGISHQNAY, encoded by the coding sequence ATGCGTGCATTGACAGGTCTGCTAGCGAGGCTATTCGACGTCGCGCTGATCGTGGCGGGTGCGCTCGTGGCGTCGCAAATCCGTTTCGACGACGCTTCCCAGCGCGGCTTTTACCTGGCGTTTGTCGCATTTGCCGCGGCATTCTCACTCGCGATATTTCCCGCGCTCGGCGTGTATCAATCGTGGCGCGGCCGTTCCAAACGGCTGCTCACGGGACAGGTGGCATTGGGTTGGCTCATTGTGCAAGGCTGCGCGATGGCCTTGATGTTCTCGCTGCACCGGATCGACTTCGTGTCGCGTCTGTGGTTCGTCTACTGGACGGCGCTTTCGGGCAGCGGACTCATCGTGAGCCGCCTCGTGATTCACAGTCTGATCGGCCGCATGCGTCATGCGGGAATCGATTTGCAGCCTGTCGCCATCGCGGCGTGCGGAGACCATTGCAACGACATCATTCACAAGATGGAAGGTGCGGCTGAATCCGGTTTCCGGCCGTGGGCGGTCTACAACCTCGCGCCGGATTCGGAGACGACGACGCGCGTGCCCAGTTTCACCGAGCACAAGGCATTCGCGAAGTACGTGCGCGAACAGAACATCGGCGAAGTCTGGCTGGCGCTGCCACTTACAGAAGAACGCGCGATCCTGAAGCTCGTCGACGAGTTTCGCAATGACCTGATCAACATCCGCTTCATGCCCGACGTGCGCGCGCTCGCATTGTTCGAAGGCAGCGTGACGAACCTGCTGGATCAGCCGACGATCAATCTCGCTGCTTCGCCGCTGCCGCCAAACGCGATGGTCAAGAAGGATCTGTTCGACCGTCTGTTCGCGCTGGCCGCATTGATCGCGATCTCGCCGATTCTGCTGGGCTGTGCGATCGCCGTGAAGCTGAGTTCGAAGGGACCGGTGTTCTTCAAGCAGCAGCGCAAGGGCGCGGACGGCCGTGTCTTCACGATCTACAAGTTTCGCACGATGCGCATGCATGTGAAAAAGGCCGGTGTGCTCGAGCAGGCCAAGCGAAATGACCCGCGGATTACGCGCGTCGGCGGCTTCCTGCGACGCACGAGTCTAGACGAACTGCCGCAGTTCTTTAACGTGCTGTGCGGCGATATGTCGGTGGTCGGGCCGCGTCCGCATGCGCTCGAACACGACGATCTCTATCAGCACGTCGTGTCGGGTTATATCCATCGTTACCGGATCAAGCCGGGCATTACGGGCTGGGCGCAGATCAACGGATATCGCGGTGAAACCGACCGGCTCGAAAAGATGGAAGGGCGGGTCGAGCACGATCTCTACTATCTGCGCAACTGGTCCTTTGCACTGGACGTGAGGATCATCCTCGCAACCATTTTCAAGGGCATTTCTCATCAGAACGCGTACTGA
- a CDS encoding lipopolysaccharide biosynthesis protein, producing MDGKKSANVIVFVYGGYLMRYVYLIIVVPFYGRVLGVAEYGRVLAAMSLMNVIWMLASYGFTFVGMREISKAQTNSECNSIYSLHVSARLALGVLGGCIGAIATYCSPTLSERPLIGFLATALGVVSALNLGWLYQGRHHFRTPIMIEVFGFAVSLGLVLCLVKGPADSVWVVASLLTAGVLSLAISYGLATYQLGRPHLSFEGITDLVKGSTMLFCYSSGSVVLTASSTYLLTLLSTPAQVGYFGAAERFATIGLALMGPASQVFIPTISRQLAQGDKAGAHATTRRGATLMLGYGLLVFCGALTLSPFVLPLILGNAFTPSGHVLQCFAWMFPFAAFNEFAAFYVFVPRKKDRLLAIAGAASGVLNLVAALYLAPRYGAEGMAFARVIGELSLSMMLLTVMIRQELITLVPGAGRAIAMARVAWGARGGAGKDD from the coding sequence ATGGACGGTAAAAAGAGCGCAAACGTCATAGTGTTCGTCTACGGCGGCTACCTGATGAGGTACGTGTACCTCATCATCGTCGTGCCGTTCTATGGACGCGTGCTGGGCGTCGCCGAATACGGGCGGGTGCTCGCGGCGATGTCGCTCATGAATGTCATCTGGATGCTGGCGAGCTATGGCTTCACGTTCGTCGGCATGCGGGAGATTTCGAAGGCGCAGACAAATAGCGAATGCAACTCCATCTATTCGTTGCACGTCAGCGCGCGGCTTGCGCTAGGCGTGCTAGGCGGCTGCATCGGCGCGATTGCGACCTACTGTTCGCCGACGCTGTCGGAGCGGCCGCTGATCGGCTTTCTCGCGACGGCGTTAGGGGTCGTGTCGGCATTGAACCTTGGCTGGCTGTATCAGGGACGTCACCATTTCCGCACGCCGATCATGATCGAGGTGTTCGGTTTCGCGGTGAGTCTCGGGCTCGTGCTGTGCCTTGTAAAAGGGCCGGCGGACTCCGTCTGGGTCGTGGCGAGCCTGTTGACCGCGGGCGTACTGTCTCTCGCCATTTCGTACGGGCTCGCGACTTACCAGCTTGGACGGCCGCATCTTTCGTTCGAGGGCATTACGGACCTCGTGAAAGGCTCGACGATGCTCTTCTGCTATTCGTCAGGCTCGGTCGTGCTCACGGCATCGTCGACGTATCTGTTGACGCTGTTGTCGACGCCCGCGCAGGTGGGCTATTTCGGCGCTGCCGAGCGGTTCGCGACGATTGGTCTGGCCTTGATGGGCCCGGCGTCGCAGGTGTTCATTCCGACCATTTCGCGTCAACTGGCTCAAGGCGACAAGGCGGGCGCGCACGCGACCACGAGACGCGGCGCGACGCTCATGCTGGGCTACGGTTTGCTTGTGTTTTGCGGCGCATTGACGTTGTCGCCGTTCGTCTTGCCGCTGATTCTCGGTAATGCCTTTACGCCGAGCGGTCACGTGTTGCAGTGCTTTGCATGGATGTTCCCGTTTGCGGCTTTCAACGAATTCGCAGCGTTCTATGTATTCGTGCCGCGCAAGAAAGATCGCCTGCTTGCTATTGCGGGCGCCGCTTCCGGCGTCCTGAATCTTGTCGCGGCACTGTATCTCGCGCCGCGATACGGAGCAGAAGGCATGGCGTTCGCTCGTGTGATCGGCGAGCTGTCGCTTTCCATGATGTTGTTGACCGTCATGATCCGGCAGGAACTGATCACGCTGGTGCCCGGCGCAGGGCGTGCCATCGCAATGGCGCGCGTTGCGTGGGGCGCACGAGGTGGCGCAGGCAAGGACGATTGA
- a CDS encoding glycosyltransferase family 4 protein → MNSDAVEKMHQATDGLNENREVAVKVAIVHDWLVVSGGAEKVLQNIIECFPNADLFSLVDFMEDRACIKGKPVQTSFIQRLPFARKRYRAYLPLMPIAIEQLDLSAYDLVISSSHAVAKGVLTGPNQMHVSYVHSPIRYAWDLQHQYLRESHLTSGLKSAMARVLLHYIRGWDSRSANGVDHLLANSKFIARRIRKAYQRDATVIYPPVDLSHMPMREKKDDFYVTASRMVPYKRIDLIVKAFSQTPERKLVVIGDGPDMKKVKAAAGDNVTILGHQPFDVLVDHLQRARAFVFAAEEDFGISVVEAQACGTPVVAFGRGGALESVLGLPRERPTGVFFKEQTTESLLEAVERFEKYSGLFDARQCRRNAERFSSEKFKTALTSFIDARMPDSFVDPTLPYPVDEEVSVKSIKDEERERHLLV, encoded by the coding sequence TTGAATTCCGATGCTGTTGAAAAGATGCATCAGGCTACGGACGGATTGAACGAGAACAGGGAGGTCGCGGTGAAAGTTGCCATTGTTCACGACTGGTTGGTGGTATCGGGCGGCGCTGAGAAAGTGCTGCAGAACATAATCGAATGCTTCCCGAACGCGGACCTGTTTTCGCTGGTCGACTTCATGGAAGACCGGGCTTGCATCAAAGGCAAGCCAGTGCAGACTTCGTTCATTCAGCGGCTGCCGTTCGCGCGCAAGCGTTATCGGGCCTATCTGCCCTTGATGCCGATTGCGATCGAGCAGCTCGATCTCTCCGCATACGACCTCGTCATTTCGAGTTCGCATGCGGTTGCCAAGGGCGTGCTGACGGGACCGAACCAGATGCATGTGAGCTACGTGCATTCGCCCATTCGCTATGCGTGGGATTTGCAGCATCAGTACCTGCGCGAGTCGCATCTGACTTCAGGCCTGAAGTCAGCGATGGCGCGCGTGCTGCTGCACTACATTCGAGGCTGGGATTCGCGTTCCGCGAACGGTGTCGATCATCTGCTCGCCAATTCGAAGTTCATAGCACGGCGGATCAGGAAGGCTTATCAGCGCGACGCGACGGTCATCTATCCGCCCGTCGATCTGAGTCATATGCCGATGCGCGAGAAGAAGGACGACTTCTATGTGACGGCTTCGCGTATGGTGCCGTACAAGCGAATCGATCTGATCGTGAAGGCCTTTTCGCAGACGCCGGAACGCAAGCTGGTAGTGATCGGCGACGGCCCGGACATGAAGAAGGTCAAGGCGGCCGCCGGCGATAACGTGACGATCCTCGGTCATCAGCCGTTCGACGTGCTGGTCGATCATCTTCAGCGCGCACGTGCTTTCGTGTTCGCGGCAGAAGAAGATTTCGGCATTTCGGTCGTGGAAGCGCAGGCGTGCGGAACACCCGTGGTCGCGTTCGGTAGAGGCGGCGCGCTCGAGTCGGTGCTCGGCTTGCCGCGCGAACGGCCCACAGGCGTGTTCTTCAAGGAGCAAACGACCGAGTCGCTGCTCGAAGCGGTCGAGCGTTTCGAGAAGTACTCGGGCCTGTTCGATGCGCGTCAGTGCCGCAGGAATGCAGAACGGTTCTCGTCGGAGAAGTTCAAGACGGCGTTGACGTCCTTCATCGACGCACGGATGCCGGACAGTTTCGTCGATCCGACGCTGCCGTATCCCGTCGATGAAGAAGTGTCAGTGAAGTCCATCAAGGACGAAGAACGCGAGCGACATCTGCTCGTTTGA